One genomic segment of Accipiter gentilis chromosome 29, bAccGen1.1, whole genome shotgun sequence includes these proteins:
- the TOR2A gene encoding prosalusin isoform X1 — MDPGAAAALALTLLLAAAARPAAAWDLWALRCGFSADCECGFGPDLRGLECDLAMNLVGQPLVRQQVVKGVREFLENQNPVKPLVMSFHGSTGTGKTFVSSMLIRYLFQGGLQSPYVHQFSPIVHFPHAERIEQYKESLKRWIQGNLTNCGRSAFLFDEMDKMHPGLIDVIMPFLGPSWVVYGTNYRKAIFIFISNAGGEQINEMTLALWRARKDREEISLQDLELAISQAVFENPQSGFWKSGIINEHLIDFVVPFLPLKRHHVKQCVISELIQQGLEVRPDVVQEVADSIPYFPEEEKMFSSTGCKTVASRISFFF; from the exons ATGGACCCCGGCGCGGCGGCAGCGCTGGCCCTGACGCTGCTGCtggcggccgccgcccgccccgccgccgcctgggACCTGTGGGCGCTGCGCTGCGGCTTCTCGGCGGACTGCGAGTGCGGCTTCGGGCCCGACCTGCGCG GTCTGGAGTGTGACTTGGCCATGAATCTGGtggggcagcccctggtgaggcagcagGTGGTGAAGGGAGTGAGGGAGTTCCTGGAGAACCAGAATCCGGTGAAACCCCTGGTGATGTCCTTCCATGGCTCGACTGGAACAGGCAAAACCTTCGTGAGCTCCATGCTCATCCGCTACCTCTTCCAGGGTGGACTCCAGAGCCCCTATGTTCACCAGTTCTCTCCGATAGTGCACTTCCCCCATGCTGAACGGATAGAACAGTACAAG GAAAGCCTGAAGCGCTGGATCCAAGGGAACTTGACAAACTGTGGTCGGTCGGCCTTTCTCTTTGACGAGATGGACAAGATGCACCCGGGCCTGATTGACGTGATCATGCCATTCCTGGGACCCTCGTGGGTTGTGTATGGGACCAACTACCGCAAAGCGATCTTCATCTTCATAAG CAATGCAGGAGGGGAGCAGATCAACGAAATGACACTGGCTCTCTGGCGTGCCCGCAAGGACCGGGAGGAGATCAGCCTTCAGGACCTGGAGCTGGCCATCTCCCAAGCCGTGTTTGAAAACCCTCAGA gtGGATTCTGGAAATCTGGGATCATCAACGAACATCTCATCGATTTTGTTGTGCCCTTCCTCCCACTGAAGCGCCACCATGTAAAGCAGTGTGTCATCAGTGAACTTATCCAGCAAGGCCTCGAAGTACGTCCGGATGTTGTCCAGGAGGTGGCTGACAGCATCCCCTACTTcccagaagaagagaaaatgttcTCATCAACAGGCTGCAAAACAGTGGCCTCTCGGATCAGTTTTTTCTTCTAG
- the TOR2A gene encoding prosalusin isoform X2, whose product MNLVGQPLVRQQVVKGVREFLENQNPVKPLVMSFHGSTGTGKTFVSSMLIRYLFQGGLQSPYVHQFSPIVHFPHAERIEQYKESLKRWIQGNLTNCGRSAFLFDEMDKMHPGLIDVIMPFLGPSWVVYGTNYRKAIFIFISNAGGEQINEMTLALWRARKDREEISLQDLELAISQAVFENPQSGFWKSGIINEHLIDFVVPFLPLKRHHVKQCVISELIQQGLEVRPDVVQEVADSIPYFPEEEKMFSSTGCKTVASRISFFF is encoded by the exons ATGAATCTGGtggggcagcccctggtgaggcagcagGTGGTGAAGGGAGTGAGGGAGTTCCTGGAGAACCAGAATCCGGTGAAACCCCTGGTGATGTCCTTCCATGGCTCGACTGGAACAGGCAAAACCTTCGTGAGCTCCATGCTCATCCGCTACCTCTTCCAGGGTGGACTCCAGAGCCCCTATGTTCACCAGTTCTCTCCGATAGTGCACTTCCCCCATGCTGAACGGATAGAACAGTACAAG GAAAGCCTGAAGCGCTGGATCCAAGGGAACTTGACAAACTGTGGTCGGTCGGCCTTTCTCTTTGACGAGATGGACAAGATGCACCCGGGCCTGATTGACGTGATCATGCCATTCCTGGGACCCTCGTGGGTTGTGTATGGGACCAACTACCGCAAAGCGATCTTCATCTTCATAAG CAATGCAGGAGGGGAGCAGATCAACGAAATGACACTGGCTCTCTGGCGTGCCCGCAAGGACCGGGAGGAGATCAGCCTTCAGGACCTGGAGCTGGCCATCTCCCAAGCCGTGTTTGAAAACCCTCAGA gtGGATTCTGGAAATCTGGGATCATCAACGAACATCTCATCGATTTTGTTGTGCCCTTCCTCCCACTGAAGCGCCACCATGTAAAGCAGTGTGTCATCAGTGAACTTATCCAGCAAGGCCTCGAAGTACGTCCGGATGTTGTCCAGGAGGTGGCTGACAGCATCCCCTACTTcccagaagaagagaaaatgttcTCATCAACAGGCTGCAAAACAGTGGCCTCTCGGATCAGTTTTTTCTTCTAG
- the TTC16 gene encoding tetratricopeptide repeat protein 16, which produces MFLGCPLVLTLLHSCACLDRFSSGNRLLPLPGGAGLRGSGLPAGAGAEPALCEDGLQRHCMSRDNMTWWQGERVGWCGLPQGCRVCSLLSPRRQYWQAEAQFSMAIEHNPQKPLYYLCQARAHLCLRRVESVREDAALSQHLWLDPADGKILSLISYLFPRKTVCAVLRSKTGCLAQESLEKTTQRPPNSPLWLMLPGVTAAIEAERMLAQPKPARSDQQKDVQEAQQLIAPTLRLL; this is translated from the exons ATGTTCCTTG GTTGTCCCTTGGTCCTGACCCTGCTTCACAGCTGTGCCTGCCTGGACCGATTCAGCAGTGGGAATAG ACTGCTTCCTTtgcctgggggagctggcctACGCGGTAGCGGATTACCAGCAGGCGCTGGAGCTGAGCCTGCCTTGTGCGAAGATGGATTGCAGCGGCACTGCATGAGCAGGGACAACATGACTTGGTGGCAAGGTGAGCGGGTGGGCTGGTGTGgtctgccccagggctgcagagtGTGCTCACTCCTGTCCCCTCGCAGGCAGTACTGGCAGGCAGAAGCTCAATTCTCCATGGCCATTGAGCACAACCCCCAGAAACCGCTGTACTACCTCTGCCAGGCCAGGGCCCACCTGTGCCTGAGGAGGGTGGAGAGTGTGAGGGAGGATGCTGCTCTAAGTCAGCATCTGTGGCTCGACCCTGCGGATGGCAAG ATCCTTTCCCTCATAAGCTACCTCTTTCCAAGAAAGACTGTCTGTGCTGTCCTGAGGAGCAAAACTGGATGCCTTGCCCAAGAATCCTTGGAGAAAACCACTCAGAGGCCCCCGAACTCACCACTTTGGCTGATGTTGCCTGGTGTGACTGCAGCAATAG AAGCTGAACGGAtgctggcccagccaaagcctgCAAGGTCTGACCAGCAGAAGGACGTACAAGAGGCTCAGCAGCTCATAGCACCAACTCTCAGACTGCTGTAG
- the PTRH1 gene encoding probable peptidyl-tRNA hydrolase: MVVAELAGCARPLVSRTGPRVMVAGLGNYGLRGTRHSVGMAVVDRLARQLAVAEGWQVDRRCCADVALATTCGLELVLLKPRRLMNLNGLSVTSAAKIYSLRPEDIYLVHDDLDKALGKVAIKLGGSARGHNGVRSCISALHSNEMTRLRVGIGRPEGEVTVSSYVLAPFSTGEQERLEQVLPQAATSLLEHILRRRAPAGEPGDRG; this comes from the exons ATGGTGGTGGCGGAGCTGGCGGGGTGCGCGCGACCGCTCGTCAGCCGGACGGGGCCGCGCGTCatg GTGGCCGGCCTGGGCAACTATGGGCTGCGGGGGACGCGGCACAGCGTGGGCATGGCGGTGGTGGACCGGCTGGCCCGGCAGCTGGCGGTGGCTGAGGGTTGGCAGGTGGACAGGCGGTGCTGCGCCGACGTGGCTCTGGCCACAACCTGTGGCCTGGAGCTGGTGCTGCTCAAGCCACGGAGGCTCATGAACCTCAACGGGCTCAGTGTCACCAGTGCTG CTAAGATCTACAGCCTCCGCCCAGAAGACATATACCTGGTTCATGATGACCTGGACAAGGCCCTGGGCAAGGTGGCGATCAAGCTGGGAGGCAGCGCGAG GGGACACAACGGGGTCCGATCCTGTATCAGTGCTTTGCACTCCAAT gaGATGACCCGGCTCAGGGTCGGCATCGGGCGGCCAGAGGGCGAAGTGACAGTGTCCAGCTATGTCCTGGCTCCGTTCAGcactggggagcaggagaggctggagCAGGTCCTGCCCCAGGCCGCGACATCCCTGCTGGAGCACATCCTGCGCAGGAGAGCGCCCGCGGGGGAGCCGGGGGACAGGGGCTGA